A part of Tessaracoccus timonensis genomic DNA contains:
- a CDS encoding 2-oxoacid:ferredoxin oxidoreductase subunit beta — MSGLAGVPLAIEPLQRKEMVSDQEVRWCPGCGDYAILSTFQQMAAGLGIRRENIVMISGIGCSSRLPYYVDSYGMHSIHGRAPAIATGLAATRDDLSVWVITGDGDALSIGGNHLIHALRRNVNINILLFNNRIYGLTKGQYSPTSEIGKVTKSTPYGSLDEPFNPLSVALGAEATFVARAVDSDRAGLTEVMERAAQHRGASFIEIFQNCPIFNDGAFDAIKGPEAVETLIPLRHGEPITFGKDGHKAVIRDEYGALSVVQTADVDPSAIVVHDETRDDPTYAFALSRLTEPGVLDQAPIGVLRCVDRPTYDDLAREQITAVESPDRAAALASVIAGPDTWEARTQ; from the coding sequence ATGAGCGGTCTTGCAGGCGTTCCACTGGCCATCGAGCCCTTGCAGCGCAAGGAGATGGTGAGCGATCAAGAAGTGCGCTGGTGCCCAGGCTGCGGCGACTACGCAATCCTGTCCACCTTCCAGCAGATGGCGGCGGGGCTCGGCATCCGTCGCGAGAACATCGTCATGATCTCGGGCATCGGCTGTTCATCGCGCCTGCCGTACTACGTCGACTCGTACGGCATGCACTCCATCCACGGACGCGCGCCCGCCATCGCGACAGGGCTCGCCGCCACGCGCGACGACCTCAGTGTCTGGGTCATCACCGGCGACGGCGACGCGCTCTCCATCGGCGGCAACCACCTCATTCACGCGCTGCGCCGCAACGTGAACATCAACATCTTGCTGTTCAACAACCGCATCTACGGGCTCACGAAGGGGCAGTACTCCCCCACGTCTGAGATCGGCAAGGTGACGAAGTCAACCCCGTACGGCTCGCTCGACGAACCGTTCAACCCGCTGTCGGTGGCGTTGGGCGCGGAGGCGACGTTCGTGGCTCGCGCCGTCGACTCCGATCGCGCCGGGCTCACTGAGGTGATGGAGCGCGCGGCCCAGCATCGCGGTGCATCCTTCATCGAGATCTTCCAGAACTGCCCCATCTTCAACGACGGTGCGTTCGATGCCATCAAGGGGCCTGAGGCCGTCGAAACCCTCATCCCGCTGCGTCACGGCGAACCCATCACGTTCGGCAAGGACGGGCACAAGGCGGTGATCCGCGACGAGTACGGCGCGCTCAGCGTCGTCCAGACCGCCGACGTGGACCCGTCGGCCATCGTGGTGCACGACGAGACGCGCGACGATCCAACGTACGCGTTCGCACTGTCCAGGCTCACCGAGCCGGGCGTGCTCGATCAGGCCCCAATCGGGGTGCTGCGTTGCGTGGATCGCCCCACCTACGACGATCTCGCCCGCGAACAGATCACCGCTGTCGAGTCACCTGACCGGGCTGCTGCGCTAGCCTCGGTCATCGCAGGACCTGACACGTGGGAGGCTCGGACACAATGA
- a CDS encoding 2-oxoacid:acceptor oxidoreductase subunit alpha — MTKQLNRVVIRFAGDSGDGMQLTGDRFTAESASFGNDIATLPNFPAEIRAPQGTLPGVSSFQLHFADFDIVTPGDVPDVLVAMNPAALKVNLKDLPTGTVIIVDTHDFTARNLKKIGWDTNPLEDGTLTNYTVHQLDLTTLAQGAVEGFGLTRKDASRTKNMFALGLLSWMYSRPTEGTEQFLASKFAKKPDIRDANLAAFRAGYAYGETTEAFAVQTVVDPAPMPQGRYRQVSGNLATAYGLMTGAHKAGMQLFLGSYPITPASDILHELSRRKDVGVMTFQAEDEIAGVASALGASFGGALGVTTTSGPGVALKSETISLAIMTELPLVIVDVQRAGPSTGMPTKTEQADLLQALYGRHGEAPLPVLAAKSSTDCFDTALEACRIAVTYRTPVIMLSDGYLANGAEPWRIPDLDAIPAIEPNFAEQVHDEDPHFMPYRRDPETLAREWAKPGTPGLEHRIGGLEKDQLSGNVSYDPDNHDAMVRTRADKVAGIVRDIPDLQVDDPTDDAKLLVLGWGSTYGPITATARRMRKNGHKIATAHLRHLNPMPANVGDVLRRYEHVIVPEMNMGQLAHVLRARYLVDVESYSRVRGLPLSIAELEEDFVQAVQALEEQR, encoded by the coding sequence CGAGCTTCCAGCTCCACTTCGCCGATTTCGACATCGTAACCCCCGGCGACGTGCCGGACGTGCTCGTCGCGATGAACCCGGCCGCGCTCAAGGTGAACCTGAAGGATCTGCCCACCGGCACGGTCATCATCGTCGATACGCACGACTTCACCGCGCGCAACCTCAAGAAGATCGGGTGGGACACCAACCCCCTCGAGGACGGCACCCTCACCAACTACACGGTGCACCAGCTGGACCTCACGACGCTGGCGCAGGGCGCCGTCGAAGGCTTCGGCCTCACGCGCAAGGACGCGTCGCGGACGAAGAACATGTTTGCGCTTGGCCTGCTGAGCTGGATGTACTCGCGCCCCACCGAAGGCACAGAGCAGTTCCTCGCTTCGAAGTTCGCCAAGAAGCCAGATATCCGCGACGCCAACCTCGCCGCGTTCAGGGCCGGCTACGCGTACGGCGAGACCACCGAAGCGTTTGCTGTGCAGACCGTCGTCGATCCGGCCCCGATGCCGCAGGGTCGCTACCGGCAGGTCTCCGGCAACCTCGCCACGGCCTACGGCCTCATGACGGGCGCCCACAAGGCCGGCATGCAGCTCTTCTTGGGCTCCTACCCCATCACCCCCGCCTCCGACATCCTGCACGAACTCTCCCGCCGCAAGGACGTCGGCGTGATGACGTTCCAGGCGGAAGACGAGATCGCCGGCGTCGCGTCCGCGCTGGGCGCGAGCTTCGGCGGTGCGCTCGGTGTCACCACCACGTCGGGCCCCGGCGTCGCGCTGAAATCGGAGACCATCAGCCTCGCCATCATGACCGAACTCCCATTGGTGATCGTCGACGTGCAGCGCGCCGGGCCGTCGACGGGTATGCCGACGAAAACCGAGCAGGCCGACCTGTTGCAGGCACTCTACGGCCGCCACGGTGAGGCCCCGCTACCGGTGCTCGCGGCGAAGTCGTCCACCGACTGCTTCGACACCGCGCTCGAGGCGTGCCGGATCGCTGTCACCTACCGCACGCCCGTCATCATGCTCTCCGACGGCTACCTCGCCAACGGTGCCGAACCGTGGCGTATCCCGGATCTCGACGCGATTCCCGCCATCGAGCCCAACTTCGCCGAGCAGGTACACGACGAGGACCCGCACTTCATGCCGTACCGACGCGACCCCGAGACGCTCGCGCGTGAGTGGGCGAAGCCCGGCACGCCCGGCTTGGAGCACCGCATCGGGGGTCTGGAGAAAGACCAGCTCTCGGGCAACGTCAGCTACGACCCGGACAACCACGATGCGATGGTGCGTACCAGGGCTGACAAGGTGGCCGGCATCGTGCGCGACATCCCCGACCTCCAGGTGGACGACCCAACCGACGACGCGAAACTGCTCGTGCTCGGCTGGGGGTCGACCTACGGACCCATCACGGCTACGGCCAGGCGCATGCGTAAGAACGGCCACAAGATCGCGACGGCGCACCTGCGCCACCTGAACCCCATGCCCGCCAACGTTGGCGATGTGCTGCGTCGCTACGAGCACGTCATCGTCCCGGAGATGAACATGGGCCAGCTCGCGCACGTGCTTCGGGCGAGGTACCTCGTCGATGTGGAGAGCTACTCGCGGGTGCGCGGGCTACCGCTGTCCATCGCGGAGCTGGAGGAAGATTTCGTACAAGCAGTGCAGGCATTGGAGGAGCAGCGATGA